The Pyrenophora tritici-repentis strain M4 chromosome 3, whole genome shotgun sequence genome has a window encoding:
- a CDS encoding Rph, RNase PH, which produces MPLDTSTYSLALLRLDGRRWNELRRIHAQISTQAAADGSSYLEQGNTKILVSVTGPHEGRQSGQRGGADKQAKVEVEINFAGFSGVERRKRKSDKRTSEMEHCIRSAFEGVLLLHLYPHSTITLNIHIVSQDGSLLAACINASTLALIDAGIPMTDYLVACTAASSASASAADNASADDPLLDLNNQEELELPFLTVGTLGESDKVAVCLMESRVRMERLESMLAVGIEGCKRMRNILDGVVKGYGKRFG; this is translated from the coding sequence ATGCCTCTCGACACCAGCACCTACTCATTGGCCCTCTTGCGCCTCGACGGCCGACGATGGAACGAACTGCGCAGGATTCACGCCCAAATCTCGACCCAAGCCGCTGCAGATGGATCTTCCTACCTCGAACAGGGCAACACCAAGATCCTCGTATCCGTCACGGGACCCCATGAAGGCCGCCAATCCGGACAGCGAGGCGGCGCGGACAAGCAAGCCAAAGTCGAAGTAGAGATCAATTTCGCCGGCTTCAGTGGGGTAGAGCGACGGAAGCGCAAGAGCGATAAGCGGACAAGCGAAATGGAGCATTGCATACGATCGGCGTTCGAGGGCGTGCTATTACTGCATCTTTACCCGCACTCAACAATTACTCTCAACATTCACATTGTCTCGCAGGATGGGTCGTTACTGGCGGCGTGCATCAACGCCTCGACGCTTGCGCTTATTGATGCTGGCATACCCATGACCGACTACCTTGTCGCCTGTACCGCTGCTTCTTCTGCATCTGCCTCTGCTGCCGACAACGCGTCCGCCGACGATCCGCTACTAGACCTCAACAACCAAGAGGAGCTCGAGCTTCCTTTCTTGACCGTCGGCACGCTCGGAGAGAGCGATAAAGTAGCTGTGTGTCTGATGGAGAGTAGAGTAAGGATGGAAAGGTTAGAAAGCATGTTGGCCGTGGGCATTGAGGGTTGCAAGAGGATGCGTAACATACTGGACGGCGTTGTGAAGGGCTATGGCAAGAGATTTGGATGA
- a CDS encoding HepA, Superfamily II DNA-RNA helicase, SNF2 family, protein MSSRRDISKNHEKALRVFADSNEALSDTDDEDDGLDIIESSRKGLHLSQYIDVLTQTQSQPKGVEVQPNTDEVDDDITEDEIVDDGGVESEWSDEDTRAVYQNWKERKTLKRKRAAAETNRIRAEKKSKVKAAVSVVGRKPRPKSQHGQGPIGFSTDSVAGDKNTTPAYLDDPIPDYVLSRQQSLKKLHEAGLRYPPSYEDVDFSDSETQEKPKLDKAIIPQREKKNIKLRESHGVIPAPIAQWLRDYQVEGVQFLHERFVKQTGAILGDDMGLGKTIQVIAFLTAAFGKTGTERDAKCMRKIRRFGKSRWYPRVLIVCPGTLMQNWEDELSKWGWWEVYRYHGSSAADRKGVLGAAAKGMLEIMITTYTTYRNHESEINTVDWDCVIADECHQIKSKNAEITKAMNKINALCRIGLTGTAIQNKYEEIWNLLNWARPGAYGSAQEWKQKISLPLKLGQAHDATNAQLADSRSRAQDLVHKILPSVFLRRMKTLIADQLPKKSDRVIFCQLTETQADAYRTFLESDRCEWIRTAKERCDCRSGKTRGYCCYVELPEEGEKWSNYIFPCMVTFQKLANHLALIVPMSTENQEKQAKDLQTLQLACPSTFKDLFQIRDNILVQSQREFCGKWKVLRRLLDFWHSNGDKVLIFSHSVRLLRLLRGLFDVDGTKYNFSYLDGSMKYEDRSQAVADFNADPNQFVFLISTKAGGVGLNITSANKVVVMDPHWNPAYDLQAQDRAYRIGQTRNVEVFRLVSSGTIEEVVYARQIYKQQQANIGYNASEERRYFRGVMDQSTKKGELFGLENLFTFQENSVLLRDIMHKTNVAESKAGVNAYDFHVDESQFDSEDEDILSNKNLGTEDDANIASIKKFADSFLSKSGAASKGKKVTKRGGPDPVNAILAKAGVQYTHENSEVIGRSEIEARLGKQAMELRNDVDLATKRVFQGSQSQSQHQSNQQNIEEEFSAEDDGDAHVPGSATKGEFKINYRYRPNERIRKRQLCSMAESMGFDDPVKFALLVESSTQAERRTMLERFYRGRRRQMMREFDSSK, encoded by the exons ATGTCGTCTCGGCGCGACATTTCAAAAAACCACGAAAAAGCATTGCGCGTGTTTGCTGACAGTAATGAAGCACTGAGTGACACagatgacgaagatgacGGTCTCGACATCATTGAGTCGTCGCGCAAAGGTTTACATCTCTCACAGTATATTGACG TTTTGACCCAGACGCAAAGTCAGCCGAAAGGCGTTGAAGTGCAACCGAACACAGACGAAGTAGACGATGACATTACCGAAGACGAGATTGTCGATGACGGCGGCGTAGAGTCGGAGTGGTCTGATGAAGACACAAGAGCCGTCTACCAAAACTGGAAAGAGCGGAAAACCCTCAAGCGCAAGCGCGCCGCCGCTGAGACCAACAGGATTCGCGCTGAGAAAAAGTCAAAGGTCAAAGCAGCTGTGAGCGTCGTCGGCCGTAAACCTCGGCCCAAGAGCCAGCATGGTCAAGGTCCCATAGGATTCAGCACCGATTCGGTAGCTGGAGACAAGAACACTACCCCAGCTTACTTAGATGACCCCATTCCTGACTATGTCCTATCGCGTCAACAGTCTCTCAAGAAATTACACGAGGCTGGCTTGCGATATCCTCCCAGCTATGAAGATGTCGACTTCTCGGATTCAGAAACGCAAGAGAAGCCCAAGCTCGACAAGGCCATCATTCCACAGCGAGAGAAGAAGAATATCAAGCTTCGTGAATCTCATGGTGTGATACCTGCGCCAATTGCTCAATGGCTGCGTGACTACCAAGTTGAGGGCGTTCAATTTCTTCATGAAAGGTTTGTCAAACAAACAGGTGCTATACTGGGCGACGACATGGGTCTGGGAAAAACCATTCAGGTCATCGCCTTTCTTACAGCAGCTTTTGGTAAGACTGGAACTGAGCGCGATGCAAAGTGTATGCGAAAGATTCGTCGCTTTGGCAAGAGCCGTTGGTATCCCCGAGTACTCATCGTCTGCCCTGGTACACTCATGCAGAACTGGGAAGACGAGCTATCAAAGTGGGGTTGGTGGGAGGTCTACAGATATCACGGCTCTAGTGCGGCGGACCGGAAGGGTGTCCTTGGTGCAGCAGCAAAGGGGATGCTGGAGATTATGATCACGACTTACACGACATATCGTAACCATGAGAGCGAGATCAACACCGTCGACTGGGATTGCGTCATTGCTGATGAGTGCCATCAAATCAAGAGTAAGAACGCAGAGATCACCAAAGCAATGAACAAGATCAATGCTCTTTGTCGTATCGGTCTTACAGGAACAGCCATTCAGAACAAGTACGAAGAGATCTGGAATCTTCTGAACTGGGCGCGACCGGGAGCTTACGGGTCTGCGCAAGAGTGGAAGCAAAAGATCAGTCTTCCACTCAAGTTGGGTCAGGCTCACGATGCCACCAACGCGCAGCTCGCCGACTCGAGAAGCAGAGCTCAGGACCTCGTTCATAAGATTCTGCCCAGTGTCTTCCTTCGGCGAATGAAAACACTGATTGCAGACCAACTGCCTAAAAAGAGCGATCGCGTCATCTTCTGCCAGCTCACTGAGACCCAGGCTGATGCGTACCGAACCTTCCTCGAGAGCGATAGGTGTGAGTGGATTCGCACTGCAAAAGAGCGATGTGACTGTAGATCTGGAAAAACCAGAGGGTACTGCTGTTACGTGGAATTACCCGAAGAGGGCGAGAAGTGGTCAAACTACATATTTCCCTGCATGGTCACATTCCAAAAGCTTGCAAACCATCTGGCCTTGATCGTTCCAATGTCCACCGAAAACCAAGAAAAGCAAGCCAAGGACTTACAGACTTTGCAGCTGGCGTGCCCAAGCACATTCAAAGATCTTTTTCAGATTCGCGATAATATCTTGGTTCAGTCCCAGCGCGAGTTTTGTGGAAAGTGGAAGGTGCTCAGGCGTTTACTTGATTTCTGGCATTCCAATGGCGATAAGGTACTCATCTTCTCACACTCGGTCCGCCTCCTAAGGCTTCTGCGAGGCTTGTTCGATGTTGATGGGACCAAGTACAACTTCTCATACCTCGACGGCAGCATGAAGTACGAAGATCGTTCGCAGGCTGTTGCAGACTTCAATGCGGACCCTAATCAGTTCGTGTTTCTTATCAGCACTAAAGCGGGCGGTGTTGGTCTGAACATCACTTCTGCCAACAAGGTCGTCGTTATGGACCCGCATTGGAACCCAGCATATGATCTCCAAGCACAGGACCGTGCGTATCGTATTGGTCAGACGCGCAACGTGGAGGTATTCCGTTTGGTTTCAAGTGGTACAATTGAAGAGGTTGTATATGCTCGCCAGATCTACAAGCAACAGCAAGCCAACATAGGCTACAATGCCTCAGAAGAGCGTCGTTACTTCCGTGGCGTCATGGATCAATCCACCAAAAAGGGCGAATTGTTTGGCCTAGAGAACCTCTTCACTTTCCAGGAGAACAGTGTACTACTCCGCGACATCATGCATAAGACCAATGTTGCCGAATCGAAAGCCGGCGTCAACGCTTACGACTTCCACGTAGACGAGTCTCAGTTTGATTCAGAGGATGAGGACATCTTGTCTAACAAAAACCTCGGTACCGAAGATGATGCCAACATCGCAAGTATCAAGAAGTTCGCCGATTCTTTCCTCTCCAAGTCTGGCGCTGCCAGCAAAGGAAAGAAGGTGACGAAACGTGGCGGACCCGATCCAGTCAACGCCATCCTTGCGAAAGCTGGTGTGCAATACACTCACGAAAATTCCGAAGTCATTGGCCGTAGTGAGATAGAGGCTCGTTTGGGCAAACAGGCTATGGAATTGCGCAACGATGTCGATCTCGCAACTAAACGCGTGTTCCAGGGTTCGCAATCACAATCTCAACACCAATCCAACCAGCAAAACATAGAGGAAGAGTTCAGCGCTGAGGACGATGGTGATGCGCATGTTCCTGGCAGTGCTACTAAAGGCGAATTCAAGATCAATTACCGCTACAGGCCTAATGAGCGCATCCGAAAGCGACAACTTTGTAGTATGGCGGAGAGCATGGGATTTGATGATCCTGTGAAATTTGCGCTACTGGTGGAGAGCAGCACTCAAGCCGAAAGAAGAACGATGCTTGAACGCTTCTATCGTGGGCGGAGGAGACAGATGATGCGTGAATTCGACAGCTCGAAGTGA
- a CDS encoding CypX, Cytochrome P450, producing the protein MPYLNAVIKEALRLFAPLSASEPRSSPVDTVIDDYNIPRGTVCSMAPYSLHRNGSVFPEPLKWKPERWLGGGKDKAEMEKWFWAFSSGARMCIGVHLATAEMALVPSLYRLYGSRIRPGSAYSARKNFEV; encoded by the exons ATGCCATATCTCAACGCGGTCATCAAAGAGGCGCTCCGTCTCTTTGCACCTCTGTCAGCTTCAGAGCCAAGATCGAGCCCTGTCGACACAGTCATCGATGACTATAACATTCCACGAGGAACTGTCTGTAGTATGGCACCCTACTCGCTACATCGGAATGGAAGCGTCTTTCCTGAGCCACTGAAGTGGAAACCAGAGCGATGGCTGGGTGGCGGAAAGGACAAGGCAGAGATGGAAAAGTGGTTCTGGGCGTTTTCGAGTGGTGCGCGTATGTGCATCGGAGTCCA TCTGGCCACAGCGGAGATGGCTTTAGTGCCTTCGCTGTATCGGTTGTACGGATCCAGGATTCGTCCGGGCAGTGCGTATAGCGCCAGGAAGAACTTCGAGGTTTGA
- a CDS encoding BglX, Beta-glucosidase-related glycosidase, with translation MVAQHRSQRKMNTFTTLLFAATAMSTAIRMPNTAGARYPRMTSRSTEMDSAPYRDASLPVDERVDDLVKRMNLEEKAGQLFHQIINQGTNGSLANGTDLSVSGKFMTHFNLHGPISDVRATVQWYNNLQQMALDTRLGIPVTISSDPRHAFTNAVGSQIAATKFSQWPESLGLAAIRDADLIHTFADIARQEYKAVGIRSALHPQIDVATEPRWSRIGGTMGENATLTAELVVAYLNGFTGPNGFGKDSITTVSKHFPGSGPVEGGEDSHFVYGKNATYPGNNMEHHLIPFRAAIKAGTRQIMPYYSRPMGTKYEEVAAGMNKGIVTDLLRGELGFDGIVVSDWGLITDGNIAGQDMPARAWGAENLTELERAEKILNAGTDQMGGEERTDLILELVEKGIVSEERIDGSVRRLLREKFILGLFDNPFLDAEEAEASVGREEWLAVGYEAQRRSFTLLTNKDNTLPLDASDCKKAKFYVEGVNSTFLEARDLQVVATPEEADYAFLRLAAPYEPRPGGFEANYHAGSLEYNATEKARQAAIYAAVPTIVDMYLDRPGAFPEIVENAKALMVNFGASPDAFLDVVFGVDGKGPEGMLPFDLPRSDEAVASNKEDVPFDTVDPVFRFGHGLRYESC, from the coding sequence ATGGTTGCTCAGCATCGAAGTCAGCGCAAGATGAACACCTTCACAACACTTCTCTTTGCGGCGACAGCAATGTCAACGGCTATCCGTATGCCAAACACAGCAGGAGCAAGATATCCCAGAATGACGTCACGGTCCACGGAAATGGACTCTGCACCGTATCGGGATGCCTCACTTCCCGTGGATGAGCGAGTGGATGACCTCGTCAAGCGGATGAACCTTGAGGAGAAGGCCGGGCAACTCTTCCATCAGATCATCAACCAAGGCACAAACGGTTCTCTCGCCAATGGCACCGATCTTTCCGTGAGCGGCAAGTTTATGACACACTTCAACTTGCACGGCCCGATTTCCGACGTACGGGCAACAGTCCAATGGTACAACAACTTGCAGCAGATGGCACTAGACACCCGGCTCGGCATACCAGTTACCATCTCATCGGATCCTCGACATGCCTTCACAAACGCCGTTGGCAGTCAAATCGCAGCAACCAAGTTCTCACAATGGCCTGAGAGCCTGGGTTTGGCAGCGATACGGGACGCCGATCTCATTCACACTTTCGCAGACATTGCTCGACAAGAATACAAAGCCGTCGGCATCCGATCAGCGCTGCACCCTCAGATTGACGTAGCCACTGAGCCCCGGTGGTCCAGGATAGGCGGCACCATGGGCGAGAACGCTACCTTGACTGCCGAGCTAGTCGTTGCATACCTCAATGGTTTCACTGGTCCTAATGGTTTCGGCAAGGACTCCATCACCACAGTTTCCAAGCATTTCCCTGGCAGTGGCCCCGTAGAAGGTGGCGAAGACAGCCATTTTGTATACGGCAAGAACGCCACATACCCTGGTAATAACATGGAGCACCATCTTATTCCCTTCAGAGCTGCCATCAAGGCGGGAACAAGACAGATCATGCCCTACTACTCGCGCCCCATGGGCACAAAGTACGAAGAAGTCGCTGCAGGCATGAACAAGGGTATCGTCACGGACCTACTTCGCGGAGAGCTTGGATTCGATGGCATTGTAGTCAGCGACTGGGGCCTCATCACCGATGGCAACATCGCAGGTCAAGACATGCCAGCTCGTGCCTGGGGCGCCGAGAACCTCACCGAGCTGGAGCGCGCGGAAAAGATTCTAAACGCAGGCACTGACCAGATGGGTGGTGAAGAGCGAACAGACTTGATCCTGGAGTTGGTAGAGAAGGGCATTGTGAGTGAAGAACGCATCGACGGATCGGTCCGTCGTTTGCTCCGCGAAAAGTTCATCCTCGGTCTCTTCGACAACCCATTCCTTGACGCCGAAGAAGCTGAAGCGTCGGTTGGTCGAGAAGAGTGGTTGGCCGTTGGATACGAAGCCCAACGCCGATCCTTCACCCTCCTCACCAACAAAGACAACACCCTCCCACTGGACGCTTCCGACTGCAAGAAGGCAAAGTTCTATGTCGAAGGTGTGAACAGCACTTTCTTGGAAGCACGAGACCTACAAGTCGTAGCCACTCCAGAAGAAGCAGACTACGCCTTCCTGCGCCTCGCTGCCCCCTATGAGCCTCGCCCAGGTGGGTTTGAGGCAAACTACCACGCTGGCTCTCTTGAGTATAATGCTACCGAGAAGGCGCGTCAAGCTGCCATCTACGCTGCTGTACCTACCATTGTAGACATGTACCTTGACCGCCCCGGCGCTTTCCCCGAAATTGTGGAGAACGCAAAGGCACTTATGGTCAACTTTGGAGCTAGCCCTGATGCTTTCCTCGACGTTGTGTTTGGTGTTGATGGGAAGGGGCCTGAAGGTATGCTGCCATTTGACTTGCCAAGGAGCGATGAGGCTGTTGCATCCAATAAGGAGGATGTGCCGTTCGATACTGTGGACCCAGTGTTCAGGTTTGGCCACGGGCTGAGGTACGAGAGTTGTTAG
- a CDS encoding PRP38-assoc multi-domain protein, whose translation MPSPPPPPPMGQQPDPTYHFENYENGKPKWSPGIDHQRDYREYRDNRRVDHRRPRKDKREDDAPPPYPTGPPTGAPTGPPSGPPPSAAPPSSRGPPRDARPRRPRREPSYSSDESDSPPPPRRRHRQERPRPVREDTYDSYDEHYPPRRPKEDVRPARDGYKSEGYKSDRRRRDKDPYYDERDRRDKPRGDRERRHRDDRYDDRYDDMFNSKPRRDSRYDDGGGRDRRSRYDDDDRHGDRRKSGRDAGKPGKPGQPEWQRQAMGMFKDYALPIIKKEGAKYVQKQMANGFGRR comes from the exons ATGCCGTCCCCGCCTCCACCCCCGCCTATGGGGCAGCAAC CAGATCCCACTTACCACTTTGAGAATTACGAAAACGGAAAGCCGAAATGGTCGCCTGGTATAGACCACCAGCGAGACTACCGTGAATATCGCGACAATCGCCGCGTAGACCATAGACGCCCTCGTAAAGACAAACGCGAAGACGATGCGCCGCCGCCGTATCCCACCGGCCCTCCAACTGGCGCACCGACTGGTCCACCGTCTGGTCCACCGCCATCAGCCGCACCACCGTCGTCAAGAG GACCCCCACGCGATGCTCGCCCCCGTCGTCCCCGCAGAGAGCCTTCCTACTCCTCAGACGAGTCCGACTCCCCACCCCCACCACGACGACGACACCGCCAAGAACGACCCCGTCCAGTCCGCGAGGACACATACGACTCGTACGACGAGCACTACCCGCCCCGTCGACCTAAAGAAGATGTGCGTCCAGCCCGCGATGGCTACAAGTCAGAAGGCTACAAATCCGACCGACGACGCAGAGACAAAGACCCATACTACGACGAGCGCGATCGCCGTGACAAGCCTCGCGGTGACCGAGAGCGCAGACATCGCGATGATCGTTACGACGACCGCTACGACGACATGTTCAACAGCAAACCTCGTCGTGACTCTCGCTACGATGATGGAGGTGGTCGCGACAGGCGCAGCCGTTATGATGATGACGACCGTCATGGCGATCGTCGCAAGAGCGGTAGAGACGCGGGCAAGCCTGGAAAACCTGGTCAGCCTGAGTGGCAGAGGCAGGCTATGGGCATGTTCAAGGACTACGCTCTCCCTATCATCAAGAAGGAGGGTGCCAAGTATGTCCAGAAGCAGATGGCGAATGGCTTCGGAAGACGTTGA
- a CDS encoding Glyco-hydro-28 multi-domain protein yields the protein MRVTEVLAYALLQASIAFSTPLDARDVKVVASKRPSHPAHPYHPKKTCPESPPRSKTCEVRALGNGKDDSKNILKAIKKCNNGGHVVFPKNQHFTIGTALDLTFLNNIDLDIQGTIQFTNDTDYWQANSFKQIYQNATTFFQLGGQDINVYGGGTLDGNGQAWYDLYAKDIYILRPILFGLIGAENTKISDLNFRYSPQWYTFVANSSNVVFSNIDIFGDSTSKNPAKNTDGWDTYRSDSVVIQNSHINNGDDCVSFKPNSTNIIVQNLICNGSHGISVGSLGQYPGEIDLVENIYVYNISMSDASDGARIKVWPGASSALSGDLQGGGGGGAVRNITYDGMVIKNVDYAVEITQCYGQKNLTLCNQFPSNLTISDVTIKNFKGTTSKKYDPLVGYVVCSSPSVCSNINIQNVNVTSPSGTNQFTCSNVGGIEKQVNCTGAGGKGGHS from the exons ATGCGCGTCACCGAGGTATTAGCATATGCTCTGCTGCAGGCGTCGATAGCCTTTTCTACACCCCTTGATGCGCGGGATGTGAAAGTCGTCGCGTCCAAACGTCCAAGTCATCCAGCACACCCTTACCACCCGAAAAAGACATGCCCAGAGTCGCCTCCGCGGTCAAAGACATGTGAAGTCCGAGCTCTGGGCAATGGCAAAGATGATTCCAAGAACATCCTCAAGGCTATCAAGAAGTGCAACAATGGTGGCCATGTGGTTTTCCCTAAGAACCAGCATTTCACCATTGGAACTGCCTTGGACCTCACCTTCCTCAACAATATTGATCTTG ATATCCAGGGAACTATTCAGTTCACCAACGACACGGATTACTGGCAAGCCAATTCGTTCAAGCAGATTTACCAAAATGCCACTACTTTCTTCCAGCTCGGCGGCCAAGACATCAATGTCTACGGAGGAGGCACACTAGACGGTAACGGCCAAGCCTGGTACGATCTATACGCCAAGGATATCTACATCCTGCGACCCATTCTTTTCGGTCTCATCGGCGCGGAGAATACCAAGATCTCGGATCTGAACTTTCGATACAGCCCCCAATGGTACACATTCGTTGCCAATTCCAGCAACGTTGTGTTTTCCAACATCGACATCTTCGGAGACAGCACGAGCAAGAACCCTGCTAAGAACACCGATGGCTGGGACACATATCGCTCAGACAGTGTTGTCATTCAGAACTCACACATTAACAACGGCGATGACTGCGTTTCTTTCAAGCCGAACAGCACCAACATCATTGTACAAAACCTGATCTGTAACGGTAGTCACGGCATCAGTGTCGGTAGTTTGGGCCAGTACCCCGGCGAGATCGACCTCGTTGAGAACATCTATGTCTACAACATCAGCATGTCCGATGCTTCAGATGGTGCACGTATTAAGGTTTGGCCCGGCGCTTCCTCCGCTCTCTCCGGCGATCTCCAGGGCGGAGGTGGCGGCGGTGCAGTCAGAAACATTACCTATGACGGCATGGTTATCAAGAATGTGGACTATGCCGTTGAAATCACCCAGTGCTACGGGCAGAAGAACCTCACTCTTTGCAATCAG TTCCCTTCGAACCTAACCATCTCCGACGTCACTATCAAGAACTTCAAGGGTACTACCAGCAAGAAGTACGACCCGCTCGTTGGCTATGTTGTGTGCTCTAGTCCGTCTGTGTGCTCAAACATTAACATTCAGAATGTGAATGTCACGAGCCCAAGTGGCACGAATCAGTTCACTTGCTCGAATGTTGGGGGCATTGAGAAGCAGGTCAACTGCACGGGTGCTGGTGGAAAAGGCGGGCACTCATAG
- a CDS encoding LdhA, Lactate dehydrogenase and related dehydrogenase, whose translation MASNTHSTNGHEIDSSKPTILHLGEDIRWNHELYEELKREFNIVRTYSMNRSEFKKALAEKQWGDFVGMYRPFWNTGGEMGNWNEELISLLPSSCKIYASAGAGFDWVDTRALAAHGTIYCNSASACTESVADTAIVLILSCYRNITWSFLAARSCDPQEFRNANQNIAAVTHNPNGSTLGIIGLGRIGLRIAQKATRAFEMKIAYYDVIRMEEREKEVGARWCATLGELLSTSDCVLVATPFEGETLLSTEQFGKFKKGASLVNIARGKLIDENALVEAMDKGIVAAAGLDVHADEPNVNPKLAKRSNVMVLSHTAGASVESHVGFERLGMENLLGWKREGRRGCVSAVNLQWLKE comes from the exons ATGGCTTCCAATACGCATTCAACAAATGGACATGAAATCGACAGCTCAAAACCTACTATCTTACATTTGGGTGAAGATATCCGGTGGAATCACGAATTATACGAGGAATTAAAGAGGGAGTTCAATATTGTGAGGACATACTCAATGAACAGATCAGAGTTCAAGAAGGCCTTGGCGGAAAAGCAGTGGGGAGACTTTGTTGGGATGTACCGGCCGTTCTGGAATACAGGTGGAGAGATGGGTAACTGGAATGAAGAACTTAT TTCTCTTCTCCCCTCTTCCTGCAAAATCTACGCTTCAGCTGGCGCAGGCTTCGATTGGGTTGATACTCGTGCCCTCGCTGCCCATGGAACCATATACTGCAACAGTGCCTCTGCATGCACCGAATCTGTCGCTGACACGGCCATCGTGCTTATTCTATCTTGCTACCGCAACATCACCTGGTCTTTCCTTGCAGCAAGATCTTGCGATCCCCAGGAATTCCGCAATGCCAACCAGAATATTGCGGCTGTGACACACAATCCGAATGGCAGTACGCTTGGCATTATCGGACTCGGGCGAATCGGTCTTCGAATCGCGCAAAAGGCGACAAGGGCATTCGAGATGAAGATTGCGTATTATGACGTTATCAGGATGGAggagagagagaaagaggtGGGGGCTAGGTGGTGCGCTACACTGGGTGAACTTTTGTCTACTTCTGATTGTGTGCTTGTGGCTACACCGTTTGAAGGTGAGACACTGCTTTCGACGGAGCAGTTTGGGAAGTTCAAAAAGGGCGCGAGTCTTGTCAATATTGCGAGGGGGAAGCTGATTGACGAAAACGCGCTGGTTGAGGCCATGGACAAGGGCATTGTGGCTGCAGCGGGCTTGGATGTTCACGCGGATGAACCAAATGTGAATCCCAAGTTGGCCAAGAGAAGCAATGTCATGGTCTTGAGTCATACGGCGGGCGCGAGTGTAGAAAGTCATGTAGGGTTTGAGAGGTTGGGTATGGAGAACTTGCTGGGTTGGAAGAGGGAGGGTCGTAGAGGATGTGTCAGCGCAGTGAACTTGCAGTGGCTGAAGGAGTAG
- a CDS encoding penicillin binding protein (AmpC, Beta-lactamase class C and other penicillin binding protein), protein MAQVQGTTSPRFAKVHSLFQSFLDSGSELGASICVNIDGTDVVDLWGGYADAARSQRWEKDTITCVWSSSKTITALATLVCIDRGLLDPTEKVVKYWPEFGVNGKQNVEVRHLLSHAAGLSGWQEAVTVEDICNLEKATKLLEQQAPWWEPGSAMGYHAMTMGHLLAELVRRVTGVPFQDFVLKELAGPLNADFRYGVKKEDLGRVAQIIPPPPLKPEEVPEIFKDPSSLGFRTLAINPGMNAEDANGELWRISVVPAANGFSNARGLVRLLSPLSLQDESVLSQKTAEKIFVMQQQGNDIVMGAPVKFGLGFGLSAPETIFENLPEGRVASWGGWGGSQVIVDLENQMTISYVMNKMENAGMGQIREEGEKRGMGNQRTNAFVKAIYEALEAK, encoded by the coding sequence ATGGCCCAAGTTCAAGGAACAACCTCACCCCGCTTCGCCAAAGTGCACTCCCTCTTTCAATCCTTCCTCGACTCCGGCAGCGAACTAGGCGCCTCCATCTGCGTCAACATCGACGGCACCGACGTGGTTGACCTCTGGGGCGGCTACGCCGACGCTGCGCGAAGCCAACGCTGGGAAAAAGACACGATAACATGCGTGTGGTCGTCGTCGAAAACCATCACCGCCCTGGCGACTCTCGTATGCATTGACCGCGGGCTCCTCGACCCCACTGAAAAGGTGGTGAAATACTGGCCCGAGTTCGGCGTCAATGGCAAGCAAAACGTAGAGGTGCGGCACTTGCTGAGTCATGCGGCGGGGCTTAGCGGGTGGCAGGAGGCTGTCACCGTAGAGGATATATGTAACCTGGAGAAGGCCACAAAGCTACTTGAGCAGCAGGCTCCGTGGTGGGAACCTGGTTCTGCGATGGGTTATCATGCCATGACCATGGGCCACCTGCTTGCCGAACTTGTCCGTCGCGTTACCGGTGTCCCATTTCAGGACTTTGTCTTAAAGGAACTGGCAGGTCCGCTCAACGCCGACTTTCGATATGGAGTCAAGAAAGAGGATTTGGGCCGTGTGGCACAGATTATTCCTCCCCCGCCGCTAAAGCCGGAGGAGGTGCCGGAGATATTCAAGGATCCGAGTAGTCTCGGGTTCAGGACTTTGGCTATCAACCCGGGTATGAATGCGGAGGATGCTAATGGCGAACTCTGGCGTATCTCCGTCGTTCCGGCTGCAAATGGGTTTAGTAACGCGAGGGGGCTTGTTCGTCTGCTCTCACCGCTGTCGCTTCAGGACGAGTCTGTCCTTTCGCAGAAGACGGCTGAGAAGATCTTCGTCATGCAGCAACAAGGTAATGACATTGTCATGGGTGCGCCGGTCAAGTTTGGTCTGGGCTTTGGGCTGTCGGCTCCGGAAACGATATTCGAGAATCTGCCAGAGGGTAGAGTGGCGAGTTGGGGTGGCTGGGGAGGCAGTCAAGTTATTGTCGATTTGGAGAATCAGATGACCATTTCATATGTCATGAACAAGATGGAGAATGCAGGCATGGGGCAGATaagagaagaaggagagaAGAGGGGTATGGGGAATCAGAGGACAAATGCTTTTGTCAAGGCTATCTACGAAGCTTTGGAGGCTAAGTAG